A stretch of Hypomesus transpacificus isolate Combined female chromosome 7, fHypTra1, whole genome shotgun sequence DNA encodes these proteins:
- the LOC124469587 gene encoding tetraspanin-9, with translation MARGCVCCVKYMLFLFNLLFWLGGCGLLGVGVWLSVSQGSFATLSPSFPSFSAANLIITLGTVVMVTGFLGCLGAIKENKCLLLSFFIVLLVILLAELILLILFFVYTDKVSENAKRDLKEGLVLFNTDNNAGLKNAWNTIQSEWRCCGVTGYKDWHATLLEEVVPDSCCQDIFQDCGRNATNTFWTRGCYEKVEEWLDDNKHLLGTIAMGVLVIQLLGMAFSMTLYQQIHRAGKKYEA, from the exons ATGGCTCGTGGTTGTGTCTGCTGTGTTAAATATATGTTGTTCCTCTTCAACCTGCTCTTTTGG TTGGGTGGGTGTGGTTTgttgggtgtgggggtgtggctgTCAGTGTCTCAAGGCAGCTTTGCCACCCTCTCGCCCTCGTTCCCCTCGTTTTCTGCCGCCAACCTCATCATCACCCTTGGTaccgttgtcatggttacgggGTTTCTGGGTTGCCTGGGCGCCATCAAGGAGAACAAGTGCCTTCTTCTAAGT TTTTTCATTGTATTGTTGGTTATTCTCTTGGCGGAGCTGATCCTTCTCATCCTATTCTTCGTCTACACAGACAAG GTGAGTGAGAACGCCAAGCGTGACCTGAAAGAGGGGCTGGTTCTGTTCAACACTGACAACAACGCGGGCCTGAAGAACGCGTGGAACACCATCCAGTCAGAG TGGCGGTGTTGTGGAGTGACGGGGTACAAAGACTGGCACGccaccctgctggaggaggtggtgccAGACAGCTGCTGTCAGGACATCTTCCAGGACTGTGGTCGCAATGCCACCAACACATTCTGgacaagg gGTTGTTacgagaaggtggaggagtggcTGGATGACAACAAACACCTGCTTGGCACTATCGCTATGGGTGTCCTGGTGATACAG CTCTTGGGAATGGCCTTTTCCATGACTCTGTACCAGCAGATTCACAGAGCCGGGAAGAAATATGAAGcctaa
- the LOC124469588 gene encoding small nuclear ribonucleoprotein F codes for MSLPLNPKPFLNGLTGKPVMVKLKWGMEYKGYLVSVDSYMNMQLANTEEYVDGALAGHLGEVLVRCNNVLYIRGVEEEEEDGEMRE; via the exons ATG AGTTTACCGCTGAACCCCAAGCCCTTCCTCAACGGCCTGACAGGTAAGCCTGTGATGGTGAAGCTAAAGTGGGGGATGGAGTACAAGGGCTACCTGGTGTCTGTGGATAGCTATATGAACATGCAG TTGGCGAACACAGAGGAGTATGTGGATGGAGCGTTGGCAGGCCACCTTGGAGAAGTACTTGTTAG GTGTAATAATGTTTTGTATATCAGAGgagtagaggaagaggaagaggatggagagatgagagaataA
- the klhl42 gene encoding kelch-like protein 42, translated as MQKMSSEQVIEIVMDDKTYNVNKRKLIEKSDYFRALYSSGMRESTEDSVQLQGLSVPGLELVLEFINTSKVQIVNETLEDLIETASFLQVTSILKLLSSEIRLENCVELFNLSEVYGTHDLRNACLKYMSCFYHPMLRRPEFSSLPTGLRNQVKEMRMKGTATLVAIGDFTCLSLDLPDQDESWSMLKYGELEQRWKPLANNLPSDMVNVRGYGSAVLDNYLFIVGGYRLTSQEISAAHCYNPCRNEWNQVAPLNQKRSNFKLLAVRGKLYAVGGQSLGTVECYSPEQDWWTCVSSLPDPLAEFSACECQGMIYVMGGYTARDRNTSVLRYCPTSDSWTVFRSCSAHVRKQQMLSVEDTIYLVGGYTHELEPGRRRPSQTEDMLTVQSYNVATGEWLQLKENTSKSGLNLTCTLHNDGIYIMSRDVSLPTSLEHRVFLKYNIFSDAWEAFRRFPALGQNMLLCSLYLPNVL; from the exons ATGCAAAAAATGTCATCGGAGCAAGTAATTGAAATTGTCATGGATGACAAAACCTACAATGTAAACAAAAGGAAGTTGATAGAGAAAAGTGACTATTTCCGTGCCCTGTACAGCTCAGGGATGCGCGAGTCCACAGAAGATTCGGTTCAGTTGCAGGGGCTGAGTGTTCCGGGTCTGGAGTTGGTTCTAGAGTTCATCAACACGTCCAAAGTGCAGATTGTCAATGAAACACTCGAAGACTTAATTGAAACAGCCTCTTTCCTGCAAGTCACCTCCATCCTGAAGCTCCTCTCGTCTGAGATAAGACTAGAAAATTGCGTAGAACTTTTTAACCTATCTGAGGTTTATGGAACTCATGATCTTCGTAATGCTTGCCTCAAGTACATGAGCTGCTTCTACCACCCCATGTTGCGAAGGCCCGAGTTCTCTAGTTTACCCACTGGCCTGCGTAACCAGGTCAAGGAGATGCGCATGAAAGGCACAGCTACACTGGTCGCTATTGGGGACTTCACTTGTCTGTCCCTGGACCTGCCTGACCAGGATGAGTCCTGGTCCATGTTAAAGTACGGAGAGCTGGAGCAGCGCTGGAAGCCGCTCGCTAACAACCTTCCCTCGGACATGGTCAACGTTAGAGGCTATGGTTCGGCCGTTTTGGACAACTACCTCTTCATTGTGGGCGGGTACAGGTTGACCAGTCAGGAGATCTCTGCTGCCCACTGCTATAACCCCTGTAGAAATGAGTGGAACCAGGTGGCACCCCTGAACCAGAAAAG GTCAAACTTCAAGCTGCTGGCAGTCAGAGGGAAGCTCTATGCTGTGGGAGGCCAGAGTCTGGGCACGGTGGAGTGTTACAGCCCAGAGCAGGACTGGTGGACCTGTGTATCATCGCTGCCTGACCCCCTTGCGGAGTTCTCTGCCTGCGAGTGCCAGGGCATGATCTATGTCATGGGAGGCTATACAGCCAGAG acagGAACACCAGTGTCCTTCGCTACTGTCCCACCTCTGACAGCTGGACAGTGTTCCGTTCTTGCTCCGCCCATGTCCGCAAGCAGCAGATGCTCTCGGTGGAAGATACCATCTACCTGGTGGGGGGGTACACTCACGAGCTGGAGCCTGGGCGGCGGCGGCCAAGCCAAACAGAGGACATGCTGACGGTGCAGTCCTACAACGTGGCCACGGGCGAGTGGCTCCAACTGAAGGAGAACACGTCCAAGTCGGGCCTGAACCTGACCTGCACGCTGCACAACGACGGCATCTACATCATGAGCCGGGACGTCAGCCTTCCCACCAGCCTGGAGCACAGGGTCTTCCTCAAGTACAATATCTTCTCGGACGCCTGGGAGGCCTTTCGACGCTTCCCTGCACTGGGCCAGAACATGCTGCTCtgctccctctacctccccaaTGTTCTATGA
- the elapor2b gene encoding UPF0577 protein KIAA1324-like homolog: MHNRDRTRPPTQNRLFQNLNGVYLNKARMLERSVGFCFLLFLTVSQIVSETKDPHPCIETDYYYEYTECDSTGSRWRVAIPHNQGSCSGLPTPTRGTDCSFSCAAGEYLDMSTQKCRPCASGSYSLGSGLRFDQWDSIPDGFTSLATFIDLNGEDSQACNGSSWTPQGVYLESSRDECSVSLVYAVRLEKQGLVSFSYQYPDSNIFFQFYVQNEQCQEMFQNDDQKWIKPTTTGEWDTHTVNLNSGTNILYWRTTGILDGGKMVKPVLLKNIQIEGVAYTSECFRCRPGWFSPDPGSSSCQTCPRNSASSKGARSCTPCPENQYSHEGWAECRERPACSEKDYFQIHTPCDSDGKTQVTYRWVEPQICVENKTGAVTLPPTGERAPCPPCNPGYYNTNDSTCFPCPHGTHSDGTSVCEECPAGTEPVLGYEYKWWNVLPSNMKTSCFNVGNTKCDDMNGWEVAGDHIQSGSGGSDNDYLILNLHVPGFKLPTSLSGITGSEYGRITFVFETVCSADCELYFMMDINRKSTTVVESWEGSKEKQSYTHVMSTNSSVSYTWAFQRTNKALDARQLVGDVVRLYSVSVTNVLNGVASACRACALVSQSSKQAGSTCVPCPAGFYIDRDTNRCQECPPNTHLTGHHTYGQDACAPCGPGSKSNKDHSLCYSDCSFTYVGKSQTWTFDLSPLSNVASLINGPSFTSKGTKYLHQFNISLCGHEGKRAAVCTDNVTDLTSKDMQSDSAQFVNSVDSFICQSTIIPADGRGFRMALSSQSISLADTFLGATVDTVLDGVNAKPEIYPKNSKDVPDINFFYRSTQATASCERGRSTVITVRCNPERSESGDLSVPSSCPAGTCDGCSFYFLWESLSACPLCTQSDFHQIEGACKGAVQETLYMWNEPKLCTKGVSLPDTSSTACDAIALWLKMGVGGGAFMAVLLISLTCYFWKKNKRLEYKYSRLVMTANKECELPAADSCALAEGEEPEDDVVYSQNSSLLGKLRAIANKGEGKCSESVQLKSSQSERWVWG, from the exons ATGCACAATCGGGACAGAACCAGACCGCCAACACAAAATCGTTTATTCCAAAATCTTAACGGCGTTTATTTAAACAAAGCGAGAATGCTGGAACGGTCGGTtgggttttgttttttattatttctCACCGTTTCACAAATAGTGTCCGAAACGAAAGACCCGCATCCGTGCATCGAG ACAGACTACTACTATGAATACACAGAGTGTGACAGCACAGGGTCTCGCTGGAGAGTGGCCATCCCTCACAATCAAGGTTCCTGTTCAGGACTGCCCACACCTACCAGAGGAACAGACTGCT CGTTCTCGTGTGCTGCGGGCGAGTACCTAGACATGTCCACTCAGAAGTGTAGACCCTGTGCGTCCGGTTCCTATTCGCTGGGCAGTGGTTTGAGGTTTGACCAATGGGATTCCATTCCTGATGGCTTCACCAGTCTGGCCACTTTCATAGACCTCAATGGAGAGGACAGCCAGGCCTGCaatgg CTCGTCATGGACACCGCAGGGCGTGTATCTGGAGTCGAGCCGCGACGAGTGCTCCGTGTCGTTGGTCTACGCTGTTCGGCTGGAGAAGCAGGGCTTAGTTTCATTCAGCTACCAGTACCCCGACAGCAACATCTTCTTTCAGTTCTAT GTCCAGAATGAACAGTGCCAGGAAATGTTCCAGAACGACGATCAGAAGTGGATCAAACCCACCACCACCGGAGAGTGGGACACACATACG GTGAATCTTAATTCTGGCACCAACATCCTGTACTGGAGAACCACTGGGATCCTCGATGGAGGGAAGATGGTTAAACCTGTGCTGTTGAAGAACATCCAGATAGAgg GTGTGGCTTACACATCAGAATGCTTCCGGTGTAGGCCAGGCTGGTTCAGCCCCgaccctggctcctcctcctgccaaaCCTGCCCACGGAACTCTGCTTCCAGCAAGGGGGCCCGCTCCTGCACGCCGTGCCCAGAGAATCAGTACTCAC ACGAGGGATGGGCAGAATGCAGGGAGAGGCCTGCGTGCTCAGAGAAGGACTACTTTCAGATTCACACACCCTGTGACAGTGACGGGAAG ACGCAGGTGACATATCGGTGGGTGGAGCCACAGATCTGTGTGGAGAATAAAACAGGTGCAGTCACACTGCCCCCTACAGGTGAGAGGGCACCCTGTCCTCCTTGTAACCCTGGCTACTACAACACCAATGATTCCACCTGCTTCCCCTGCCCCCATGGCACACACTCTGACGGCACCTCAG tgtgtgaggaGTGTCCAGCAGGTACAGAGCCAGTGTtgggatatgaatataaatggTGGAACGTTCTTCCCTCGAATATGAAGACGTCCTGCTTTAACGTGGGCAATACCAAATGTGATGACATGAATG GGTGGGAGGTGGCAGGGGACCATATACAAAGTGGTTCCGGAGGCTCTGATAACGATTACCTCATCCTTAATCTACACGTTCCTGGATTCAA ACTACCCACATCGCTGTCTGGGATTACGGGAAGTGAATATGGCCGTATCACCTTTGTTTTTGAGACAGTCTGCTCTGCTGACTGTGAGCTCTATTTCATGATG GACATAAACAGGAAAAGCACCACCGTGGTGGAATCCTGGGAGGGCAGTAAGGAGAAACAGTCCTACACACACGTCATGAGCACCAACTCCTCTGTCTCTTACACATGGGCCTTCCAGAGAACTAACAAGGCTCTGGAT gcacgGCAGTTGGTCGGTGATGTGGTGAGGCTCTACTCTGTGAGCGTGACGAACGTGCTAAACGGTGTGGCGTCGGCGTGTCGAGCATGCGCCCTCGTATCCCAGAGTTCCAAGCAGGCGGGCTCCACCTGTGTCCCCTGCCCTGCTGGCTTCTACATCGACAGGGACACCAACCGGTGTCAGGAGtgccctcccaacacacacctgaccGGACATCACACCTACGGCCAGGACGCATGTGCACCCTGTGGGCCTGGCAGCAAGAGCAACAAG GATCACTCTCTTTGCTATAGCGACTGCAGCTTCACATATGTGGGTAAGAGCCAAACATGGACCTTTGACCTGAGCCCCCTGAGCAACGTGGCCTCGCTCATCAACGGACCCAGCTTCACCTCCAAGGGCACCAAGTACCTCCACCAGTTCAACATCAGCCTGTGTGGACACGAG GGGAAAAGAGCAGCTGTCTGTACAGACAACGTCACTGATCTTACTAGTAAGGATATGCAGAGTGACTCCGCCCAATTTGTCAACTCTGTGGACAGCTTCATCTGTCAATCAACCATTATCCCTGCGGATGGGCGGGGCTTCAGGAtggctctctcctcccagtcaATCAGTTTAGCAGACACCTTTCTTG GGGCAACTGTGGACACTGTTTTGGACGGAGTAAATGCTAAACCAGAAATCTATCCTAAGAATTCAAAGGATGTTCCAGACATCAACTTCTTCTACAG GTCTACCCAGGCGACGGCCTCCTGTGAGCGAGGTCGCAGTACGGTCATCACGGTTCGCTGTAAcccagagaggagtgagagtggAGACCTGTCAGTGCCCAG ttccTGTCCTGCAGGCACGTGTGATGGATGTTCTTTCTACTTCCTGTGGGAGAGTCTGAGCGCCTGCCCCCTCTGcacccagagcgacttccaCCAGATAGAAGGAGCCTGCAAGGGTGCAGTCCAG GAGACTCTGTACATGTGGAACGAGCCAAAGCTGTGCACTAAAGGCGTGTCCCTACCAGACACAAGTTCCACCGCATGTGATGCTATTGCCCTATGGTTGAAAATGGGGGTTGGGGGCGGGGCCTTCATGGCTGTGCTACTCATCTCTCTCACCTGCTACTTctggaaaaaaaacaagag GCTAGAGTATAAGTACTCTCGTCTGGTGATGACAGCCAATAAGGAGTGCGAGCTGCCAGCTGCTGATAGCTGTGCCctggcagagggggaggagccagaggatGATGTCGTCTATTCCCAAAATTCCTCACTACTAGGCAAGCTAAGGGCCATCGCCAACAAG ggggagggaaagTGCAGTGAGTCGGTGCAGCTGAAGTCGTCCCAGTCGGAAAGATGGGTCTGGGGATAA
- the amdhd1 gene encoding probable imidazolonepropionase: MATKNRLLVKNAKQLVLICNNGEKYLTKTEMQQLCVIVNGSVVIGSDGLIKAVGPAETIEAQYSVELFDKVIDASGMCVIPGLVDAHTHPVWAGDRVHEFSMKLAGATYMDVHRAGGGIHFTVEHTRAAPASTLLASLTSRLGRMQRAGTTLVECKSGYGLELPTELKMLEVIETARRTLPINISSTYCGAHAVPKGKTVAEATEDILQVQLPELRERITAGALRVDNIDVFCEQGVFDLSATRSILQAGKDMGLNINFHGDELHPMNSAQLGAELGALAISHLEEVTDEGIAAMATAKTAAVLLPTTAYILRLPQPRARDMLEAGVVVALGSDFNPNAYCCSMPMVMHLACVNMRMSMPEALAAATINAAYALGRSHSHGSLEVNKHGDLLVLNATRWEHLIYQLGGHQEMVRYVVISGNVIYDNDKTLDF; the protein is encoded by the exons ATGGCAACCAAAAATAGGCTTTTGGTAAAAAACGCAAAACAACTGGTTTTAATTTGCAACAATGGCGAAAAGTATCTGACCAAGACAGAGATGCAGCAACTGTGTGTAATAGTGAATGGCAGCGTTGTCATTGGGAG TGACGGGTTGATAAAAGCTGTTGGACCGGCCGAGACCATCGAGGCTCAATATTCAGTAGAGTTATTCGACAAAGTGATCGATGCGTCAGGAATGTGTGTCATCCCAG GGTTAGTGGATGCTCACACTCATCCAGTATGGGCTGGTGACAGGGTGCATGAATTTTCCATGAAG CTAGCCGGAGCCACCTACATGGATGTGCATCGGGCAGGCGGAGGGATCCACTTCACGGTGGAGCACACCCGTGCCGCCCCTGCATCCACCCTGCTGGCCTCTCTGACCAGCAGGCTGGGCCGCATGCAGCGGGCAGGGACCACCCTGGTGGAGTGTAAGAGTGGCTATGGCCTGGAGCTGCCAACAGAGCTCAAGATGCTGGAGGTCATAGAGACAGCGAGACGCACTCTGCCCATCAACATCTCCTCTACCTACTGTGGAGCCCATGCCGTGCCCAA GGGTAAGACTGTTGCCGAGGCGACAGAGGACATCTTGCAGGTGCAGCTGCCAGAGCTGCGTGAGCGTATAACCGCTGGAGCTCTGAGGGTCGACAACATCGATGTGTTCTGTGAGCAGGGTGTGTTTGACCTCAGTGCCACCCGCTCCATCCTGCAGGCTGGCAAAGACATGGGTCTCAACATCAACTTCCACGGGGACGAGCTTCACCCCATGAACTCTGCACAG CTTGGGGCGGAGCTTGGTGCCTTGGCCATTAGTCACCTGGAGGAGGTGACAGATGAGGGCAttgctgccatggcaacagccaAAACAGCAGCTGTCCTGCTCCCAACAACAGCTTACATCCTGCG GCTTCCTCAGCCGAGAGCGCGTGACATGCTGGAAGCTGGGGTTGTTGTTGCCCTGGGTAGTGACTTTAACCCCAACGCCTACTGCTGTTCCATG CCCATGGTCATGCACCTGGCTTGTGTTAACATGAGGATGTCTATGCCTGAGGCTCTGGCCGCCGCCACCATCAACGCAGCGTACGCCCTGGGGCGTTCTCACTCCCACGGCTCCCTGGAGGTCAACAAACACGGCGATCTGCTGGTCCTCAACGCCACGCG GTGGGAGCACCTTATCTACCAGCTCGGGGGCCACCAGGAAATGGTCCGCTATGTTGTCATCTCAGGAAATGTCATTTACGATAATGACAAAACCCTGGACTTCTAG
- the LOC124469585 gene encoding uncharacterized protein LOC124469585 has translation MWFVFIQITIAIQLQSDMEVCYPYTERYLLKLTFYAADCPVLSQSGVLKRPHRIPTHTVRVRVTNTEERPLTFQNLQCLSLSFPDLYYRLTGNLYAPDLFHLAYLQTDFLSSESYLPARPTECQDPSYRGHTRNTRSCLEHQSVAEELQQVSQGEGESCTPDWMLCDGSFVPSYPGREWASINHGGQDFSRAFSSVTWTDNALDILGRCNITDYTVYEQFVFSVDVDILHPDHSDRTGLISVSREPSHSPRKERTRYNNARGPRPHQQSRRRYTGAYLANSVTKMEKKSVLSTEVFYEVYNSIC, from the exons ATGTGGTTTGTGTTCATTCAAATAACCATAGCCATCCAGTTGCAGTCAGACATGGAAGTGTGTTATCCCTACACAGAAAGATATCTACTGAAACTAACATTCTATGCAGCAGACTGTCCTGTTCTCAGCCAATCAG GTGTTTTAAAGAGACCTCACCGcattccaacacacacagtgagagtgagagtgaccAACACAGAGGAGAGGCCTCTGACCTTCCAGAACCTGCAGTGTCTCTCCCTCAGCTTCCCAGACCTTTACTACAGACTCACAGGGAACCTTTACGCTCCTGATCTCTTCCATCTCGCCTACCTccagacagacttcctgtcctcAGAGTCCTACCTTCCAGCCAGACCAACTGAGTGTCAGGACCCTAGCTACAGGGGGCACACCAGGAACACCAGATCCTGTCTGGAGCACCAGTCTGTTGCTGAGGAGCTCCAGCAGGTCtctcagggggagggggagagctgcACTCCAGACTGGATGCTCTGTGATGGGTCATTTGTGCCATCCTATCCTGGGAGGGAATGGGCCTCAATTAACCACGGGGGCCAGGATTTCAGCAGGGCTTTCTCTAGTGTGACCTGGACAGATAATGCACTAGATATACTGGGGAGGtgcaatatcactgattatacTGTGTATGAGCAGTTTGTCTTCTCTGTTGATGTGGACATTCTGCATCCAGATCATTCAGACAGAACGGGACTGATTTCAGTCTCAAGAGAACCCAGTCACAGCCCCCGAAAGGAAAGGACAAGGTACAATAATGCACGGGGCCCCAGACCTCACCAACAGAGTCGAAGGAGATATACTGGAGCCTACCTAGCTAACTCAGTCACTAAGATGGAGAAGAAGTCAGTTCTAAGCACTGAGGTTTTTTATGAGGTTTACAATAGCATTTGTTAG